In Pseudoxanthobacter soli DSM 19599, the following are encoded in one genomic region:
- a CDS encoding ABC transporter substrate-binding protein: MLKTLLRSTAFAAAIAFAPAVGLTLSSVAPAMAQAQGGDIIVTYKDDIATLDPAIGYDWQNWSIIKSLFSRLMDYKPGTPDLVPSLAESFTVSPDGLTYTFKLREGVKFSNGREVVPADVKYSIERAVDPKTQGPGAGFFGAIAGYDDFTAGKATGLSGIETPDADTVVFKLSRPDATFLHVLAINFASVVPKEAVEAANGDFGKKPVGSGTFTLKDWTIGQKLVFERNPDYFEKGVPRINSFTIEVGQEPLVALLRLQKGEVDIAGDGVPPAKFLEMTKSPDAAEEIVDGQQLQTGYVTLNTKIKPLDDVKVRQALNMAINKDRIVRIVNGRATPANQPLPPLMPGYDTAYKGYAYDPAKAKELLKEAGYPDGFSTVLYSTNTDPQPRIAQAIQQDLAAVGVKAEIKALAQSNVIAAGGTEGEAPMIWSGGMAWIADFPDPSNFYGPILGCAGAVQGGWNWAWYCNEDLQKRAVAADSMSDPSKSAERIEAWKKIFIDAMADAPWIPIFNERRIVAKSKRMGGAANIYVDPTRVINYDAIYVKD, from the coding sequence ATGCTGAAGACACTGCTGCGATCGACGGCCTTCGCGGCCGCCATCGCCTTCGCGCCGGCCGTGGGGCTGACGCTGTCCTCCGTCGCGCCGGCGATGGCGCAGGCGCAGGGCGGCGACATCATCGTCACCTACAAGGACGACATCGCCACCCTCGATCCCGCCATCGGCTACGACTGGCAGAACTGGTCGATCATCAAGAGCCTGTTCTCCCGCCTGATGGACTACAAGCCCGGCACGCCGGACCTGGTGCCCTCGCTCGCCGAGAGCTTCACCGTCTCGCCCGACGGTCTCACCTACACCTTCAAGCTGCGCGAGGGCGTGAAGTTCTCCAACGGCCGCGAAGTCGTGCCGGCCGACGTGAAGTACTCGATCGAGCGGGCCGTCGACCCCAAGACCCAGGGGCCGGGCGCCGGCTTCTTCGGTGCCATCGCCGGCTATGACGACTTCACCGCCGGCAAGGCGACCGGGCTTTCCGGCATCGAGACGCCGGATGCCGACACCGTCGTCTTCAAGCTCTCCCGGCCGGATGCCACCTTCCTCCACGTCCTCGCGATCAACTTCGCCTCGGTCGTGCCGAAGGAAGCCGTCGAGGCGGCGAACGGCGACTTCGGCAAGAAGCCGGTCGGCTCCGGCACCTTCACGCTGAAGGACTGGACCATCGGCCAGAAGCTCGTGTTTGAGCGCAACCCCGACTATTTCGAGAAGGGCGTGCCGCGCATCAACAGCTTCACCATCGAGGTCGGCCAGGAGCCGCTGGTGGCGCTGCTGCGTCTGCAGAAGGGCGAGGTCGACATCGCCGGCGACGGCGTTCCCCCGGCCAAGTTCCTGGAGATGACCAAGTCTCCGGACGCCGCCGAGGAGATCGTCGACGGCCAGCAGTTGCAGACCGGCTACGTCACCCTCAACACGAAGATCAAGCCGCTCGACGACGTGAAGGTCCGTCAGGCGCTGAACATGGCGATCAACAAGGACCGCATCGTCCGCATCGTCAACGGCCGCGCCACGCCGGCCAACCAGCCGCTGCCGCCGCTGATGCCGGGCTACGACACCGCCTACAAGGGCTATGCCTACGATCCCGCCAAGGCGAAGGAGCTTCTGAAGGAAGCCGGCTATCCGGATGGCTTCTCCACGGTGCTCTACTCCACCAACACCGATCCGCAGCCGCGCATCGCCCAGGCGATCCAGCAGGATCTCGCCGCCGTCGGCGTGAAGGCGGAGATCAAGGCACTGGCGCAGTCGAACGTCATCGCCGCCGGCGGCACGGAGGGTGAAGCGCCGATGATCTGGTCCGGCGGCATGGCCTGGATCGCCGACTTCCCGGATCCGTCGAACTTCTACGGCCCGATCCTCGGCTGCGCCGGCGCCGTCCAGGGCGGCTGGAACTGGGCGTGGTACTGCAACGAGGACCTGCAGAAGCGGGCTGTTGCCGCCGATTCCATGTCCGACCCGTCGAAGTCGGCCGAGCGTATCGAGGCCTGGAAGAAGATCTTCATCGACGCGATGGCCGATGCCCCGTGGATCCCGATCTTCAACGAGCGCCGTATCGTGGCGAAGTCGAAGCGGATGGGCGGCGCGGCGAACATCTATGTCGACCCGACCCGCGTCATCAACTACGACGCGATCTATGTGAAGGACTGA
- a CDS encoding ABC transporter permease, translating to MVALFARRLVQAILILVGVAAITFVLLYALPADPAVLLAGRNATPTTVANIRHQLGLDRPLIEQFWTYLSNLAQGDLGRSFNQKTAVAPLIAARLPATLTLMAAGIAIEVAIGLTLGVIAALRRNGVVDRMVMTLSFVGVSTPQFLVALLLLYVFAATLGWFPMSGYGSPAHLVLPAFTLGILGAGWYARIVRSAMIDVLGQDYVRTARAKGLSARRVVLRHALPNALLPVIAMIGIDIGQFMGGTVVVEAVFGWPGIGQLAWQAIQQVDIPIIMGVTLVSALAIVLGNLAADLLAPLIDPRIRAA from the coding sequence ATGGTGGCCCTGTTCGCCCGCCGCCTCGTGCAGGCGATCCTCATCCTCGTCGGCGTCGCGGCCATCACATTCGTGCTGCTCTACGCGCTGCCGGCCGATCCGGCGGTGCTGCTCGCCGGGCGCAACGCCACGCCGACGACGGTGGCCAACATCCGCCATCAGCTCGGGCTCGACCGCCCGCTGATCGAGCAGTTCTGGACCTACCTCTCCAACCTCGCCCAGGGCGATCTCGGGCGCTCATTCAACCAGAAGACCGCCGTCGCGCCTCTGATCGCCGCACGTCTTCCCGCGACGCTGACGCTGATGGCGGCCGGCATCGCCATTGAGGTGGCGATCGGCCTCACGCTCGGCGTGATCGCCGCGCTGCGCCGCAACGGCGTGGTCGACCGCATGGTGATGACGCTGTCGTTCGTCGGCGTCTCGACGCCCCAGTTCCTGGTGGCGCTGCTGCTGCTCTACGTGTTCGCGGCAACGCTCGGCTGGTTCCCGATGTCGGGCTACGGCTCGCCGGCCCACCTGGTGCTTCCGGCCTTCACGCTCGGCATCCTCGGCGCCGGCTGGTATGCCCGCATCGTCCGCTCGGCGATGATCGACGTGCTCGGCCAGGACTATGTCCGCACCGCCCGCGCCAAGGGCCTGTCCGCCCGGCGCGTCGTGCTGCGCCATGCGCTGCCGAACGCCCTGCTCCCGGTAATCGCCATGATCGGCATCGATATCGGCCAGTTCATGGGCGGTACTGTGGTGGTCGAGGCGGTCTTCGGCTGGCCCGGCATCGGCCAGCTCGCCTGGCAGGCGATCCAGCAGGTCGACATTCCCATCATCATGGGCGTCACGCTGGTGTCCGCGCTCGCCATCGTCCTTGGAAACCTTGCCGCCGATCTGCTCGCGCCGCTGATCGATCCGCGCATCCGCGCCGCGTGA
- a CDS encoding ABC transporter permease — protein MAVGALLRGLVRRPVLFAGIVVIGCVVAAALFAPWLAPYAPDNQMFDGLSLEGAPLPPSHQFWLGTDTLGRDLLSRLIYGARTSLMIGVVANGTAVLIGLTVGILAGYFGGLPGGVLMRFTDLMTAFPALLLAIVLAALLKPSLWIVAMVIAMVNWVQVARIAYTETRSLTERDFILAERAMGAGNLRVLALHILPHLVPTAIVWGTLGIATTVLLEATLSFLGIGVQPPEPSWGNIVFESQSYFQSAPWLVFFPGLAILATALSFNLVGDALRDLIDPTQRGRD, from the coding sequence ATGGCGGTCGGCGCTCTTCTCCGCGGGCTCGTCAGGCGCCCGGTGCTGTTCGCAGGCATCGTCGTCATCGGATGCGTGGTCGCGGCGGCGCTGTTCGCGCCGTGGCTCGCCCCCTACGCACCGGACAACCAGATGTTCGACGGGCTGTCGCTCGAAGGCGCGCCCCTGCCGCCGTCGCACCAGTTCTGGCTCGGCACCGACACCCTCGGCCGCGACCTGCTCTCGCGCCTCATCTACGGTGCGCGGACATCGCTGATGATCGGCGTCGTCGCCAACGGAACGGCGGTGCTGATCGGTCTCACCGTGGGCATCCTCGCCGGCTATTTCGGCGGCCTGCCCGGCGGGGTGCTGATGCGCTTCACCGACCTGATGACGGCTTTCCCCGCGCTGTTGCTCGCCATCGTGCTGGCGGCGCTGCTGAAGCCGAGCCTCTGGATCGTCGCCATGGTGATCGCGATGGTGAACTGGGTGCAGGTCGCGCGCATCGCCTACACCGAGACCCGCTCGCTGACAGAACGCGACTTCATCCTCGCCGAACGCGCCATGGGAGCGGGAAACCTGCGGGTGCTCGCGCTCCACATCCTGCCGCACCTGGTGCCGACCGCCATCGTGTGGGGCACCCTCGGCATCGCGACCACCGTGCTGCTGGAGGCGACGCTCTCGTTCCTCGGCATCGGCGTGCAGCCGCCGGAGCCGTCGTGGGGCAACATCGTGTTCGAAAGCCAGAGCTATTTCCAGTCGGCGCCGTGGCTCGTGTTCTTCCCCGGCCTCGCGATCCTGGCGACGGCGCTGTCCTTCAACCTCGTCGGCGACGCCCTGCGCGATCTGATCGACCCGACGCAGCGCGGGAGGGACTGA
- a CDS encoding ANTAR domain-containing response regulator, whose product MSTPNFVGLSAVILHRPDEGVDRLARQLRLLGLNVERHWSPLGQDEPCDIVLVDADQGWNGLLPWNPGEARVPVVALLGSEAPGRIAWAIEQGAGAIITKPVTAASIYPALVLAMHVFAERRATGEKLAELAARLRLRGVVLHAVETIARAFEIDEEAAYRRLRQSAMRRRITLEQAAVELLAGGHRLPEVG is encoded by the coding sequence ATGAGCACGCCGAACTTCGTCGGCCTGAGCGCCGTCATCCTCCACCGCCCCGACGAGGGCGTCGACCGGCTCGCCCGCCAGCTCCGGCTGCTCGGGCTCAATGTCGAACGCCACTGGTCGCCGCTCGGCCAGGACGAGCCGTGCGATATCGTGCTGGTCGATGCCGATCAGGGCTGGAACGGCCTGCTGCCGTGGAATCCCGGCGAGGCGCGCGTGCCCGTGGTCGCCCTGCTCGGCTCCGAAGCCCCGGGCCGCATCGCCTGGGCGATCGAACAGGGCGCCGGCGCCATCATCACGAAGCCCGTCACCGCGGCCTCGATCTATCCGGCGCTTGTGCTGGCGATGCACGTGTTCGCCGAGCGCCGGGCGACCGGTGAGAAGCTCGCCGAACTCGCCGCGCGGCTGCGGCTGCGCGGCGTGGTGCTCCATGCCGTCGAGACGATCGCCCGGGCCTTCGAGATCGACGAGGAGGCTGCCTATCGCCGCCTTCGCCAGTCGGCGATGCGCCGCCGCATCACGCTGGAGCAGGCGGCCGTCGAACTCCTCGCGGGCGGGCATCGCCTGCCGGAGGTCGGCTGA
- a CDS encoding transporter substrate-binding domain-containing protein, which yields MKTPLRIGILYSTTGPYGAFGRECRDGAELAAAELAREGVPVELVVADPQGEAARYVTLARELLREKGCRHIVGTALSAARKDVTPLVEKHDALLWYICPYEGFEANENIIYTGACPNQHLVPLFDYLMPRHGGRVFLLGANYVWGWEMNRLARELLARGGGEVVGERFLPIEETEIGRLIAEIRAQRPSFILNNLIGPSSYAFLAAMNELAREDPAFRPENCPVVSCDLTECELGEIVPGAAIGQLAAACYFDSLDTPENRAFKAAAMARFGADRRFSSFFSGAYAAVRLCAEAILSAGTDEPSDVRQAVCGKVHHTVQGPMRIDPRTNHAALPFHLGRINGEGGFDVIASRPPIAADPYLTGARDVRPSSHLRVVS from the coding sequence ATGAAAACGCCCCTTCGCATCGGCATCCTCTACTCGACGACGGGCCCTTACGGTGCCTTCGGCCGCGAGTGCCGCGACGGCGCCGAACTGGCCGCCGCCGAACTCGCCCGCGAGGGCGTGCCGGTGGAACTCGTCGTCGCCGACCCGCAGGGCGAGGCGGCGCGCTATGTGACGCTCGCCCGGGAACTGCTGCGCGAAAAAGGCTGCCGGCACATCGTCGGCACGGCGCTTTCGGCCGCGCGCAAGGACGTGACGCCGCTCGTCGAGAAGCACGACGCGCTGCTGTGGTACATCTGTCCCTACGAGGGTTTCGAGGCGAACGAGAACATCATCTATACCGGCGCTTGCCCCAATCAGCACCTGGTCCCGCTGTTCGACTACCTCATGCCGCGCCATGGCGGCCGGGTGTTCCTGCTCGGCGCGAACTATGTGTGGGGCTGGGAGATGAACCGCCTCGCCCGCGAACTGCTGGCAAGGGGCGGCGGCGAGGTCGTCGGCGAGCGCTTCCTGCCGATCGAGGAGACCGAGATCGGCCGCCTGATCGCCGAGATCCGTGCGCAACGGCCCTCGTTCATCCTGAACAATCTCATCGGCCCGTCGAGCTACGCCTTCCTGGCCGCCATGAACGAACTCGCCCGCGAGGATCCCGCGTTCCGCCCCGAAAACTGCCCCGTCGTGAGCTGCGACCTGACGGAATGCGAACTGGGCGAGATCGTCCCCGGCGCCGCCATCGGGCAGCTTGCGGCGGCGTGCTATTTCGACAGCCTCGACACGCCGGAAAACCGGGCCTTCAAGGCGGCGGCGATGGCGCGGTTCGGTGCCGACCGGCGCTTCTCCTCCTTCTTCTCCGGCGCCTATGCGGCCGTCCGGCTCTGCGCCGAGGCGATCCTGTCCGCCGGCACGGACGAGCCGTCCGACGTCCGCCAGGCCGTGTGCGGCAAGGTTCATCACACGGTGCAAGGTCCGATGCGGATCGACCCGCGCACCAATCACGCCGCCCTGCCCTTCCATCTCGGCCGCATCAACGGCGAGGGCGGCTTCGACGTGATCGCCTCCCGTCCGCCGATCGCCGCCGATCCCTACCTGACCGGCGCGCGCGACGTGCGCCCGTCGTCTCACCTGCGGGTCGTCTCATGA
- the mnhG gene encoding monovalent cation/H(+) antiporter subunit G: MSHAADLPLWAAVLVSLFLLLGAGVTLIGTIGLVRLRSFYQRLHPPTLGTTWGAGGVLIASMIFFSVLDSRPVIHELLITAFVTVTTPVTLMLLGRAALYRDRTEGRTDVPPFNPEGGDSGNGAPQES, translated from the coding sequence ATGAGCCACGCGGCCGATCTGCCGCTCTGGGCGGCCGTCCTCGTTTCCCTGTTCCTCCTGCTCGGCGCCGGCGTGACGCTGATCGGCACGATCGGGCTGGTGCGGCTTCGCAGCTTCTACCAGCGCCTGCATCCGCCGACCCTCGGAACCACCTGGGGCGCCGGCGGTGTACTGATCGCCTCGATGATCTTCTTCTCCGTGCTGGATTCGCGGCCGGTCATTCACGAGCTTCTGATCACGGCGTTCGTCACCGTCACCACGCCGGTCACGCTGATGCTGCTCGGCCGCGCCGCGCTTTATCGCGACCGCACCGAGGGACGGACGGACGTGCCGCCGTTCAATCCGGAGGGCGGCGACAGCGGCAACGGCGCGCCGCAGGAGAGCTGA
- a CDS encoding K+/H+ antiporter subunit F: MSAMILLWSVTLAQLMFVLAMACCVFRLFRGPRAQDRVLALDALYICAMLLLLTFGIRTGSTLYFEAALVIALLGFISTAALAKFLMRGEVIE; the protein is encoded by the coding sequence ATGAGCGCCATGATCCTGCTCTGGTCTGTCACGCTCGCGCAGCTCATGTTCGTTCTGGCCATGGCGTGCTGCGTGTTCCGCCTGTTCCGTGGTCCCCGGGCGCAGGATCGCGTGCTCGCTCTCGATGCGCTCTATATCTGCGCCATGCTGCTGCTCCTGACCTTCGGCATCCGCACGGGCAGCACGCTCTATTTCGAGGCCGCGCTGGTCATCGCCCTGCTCGGCTTCATCTCCACGGCTGCGCTCGCGAAGTTCCTGATGCGCGGGGAGGTGATCGAATGA
- a CDS encoding Na+/H+ antiporter subunit E, with the protein MTRLLPYPLLAASLVLMWLLLNGFSLGHLILGVAIAAVATRIMAALEPEKPRVRRWGAIVRLFGLVFVDIIRSNIAVGRIVLRGRPERTGFVAIPLTVRDRTALAVLACVLTATPGTAWVEYRSRTGTLLLHVLDLENEQDWIDLIKKRYEPRLMEIFE; encoded by the coding sequence ATGACGCGTCTGCTGCCCTATCCGCTGCTCGCCGCGTCGCTGGTGCTGATGTGGCTCCTGCTCAACGGCTTCTCGCTCGGGCACCTCATTCTCGGCGTGGCGATTGCCGCCGTCGCCACGCGGATCATGGCGGCGCTCGAGCCGGAAAAGCCGCGCGTGCGGCGCTGGGGCGCCATCGTCCGGCTTTTCGGCCTCGTGTTCGTCGACATCATCCGGTCCAACATCGCCGTCGGCCGCATCGTGCTGCGCGGTCGGCCCGAGCGGACCGGCTTCGTGGCGATCCCGCTCACCGTCCGCGACCGCACGGCGCTCGCCGTGCTCGCCTGCGTGCTGACCGCGACGCCGGGAACGGCCTGGGTCGAGTACCGCTCCAGGACGGGCACGCTGCTGCTTCACGTGCTGGATCTGGAGAACGAGCAGGACTGGATCGACCTGATCAAGAAGCGCTATGAGCCGCGCCTCATGGAGATCTTCGAATGA
- a CDS encoding monovalent cation/H+ antiporter subunit D, with amino-acid sequence MLPIEHLLIAPIVLPLVTGALLLLYDERRHTLKAVIDVVSTVALLLISLVLLWAADAVGGPDAHVSTYLLGNWAAPFGIVLVLDRLSALMLTMTSILAVASLTFSLARWHRAGPHFHTLFQLLLMGLNGAFLTGDLFNLFVFFEVLLAASYGLLLHGSGVTRVRAGLHYVAINLAASFLFLIGVSLIYGVTGTLNMADLAVRMASIPADDHALLDAGIVILGVAFLVKAGMWPLCFWLPGAYAAAAAPVAAIFAVLSKVGVYAVLRLSPLLFGVNAGRSVGLDDAWLFAGGMVTIAFGTIGVLASQAMGRLVAFSVLVSSGTMLAAAGISSSAVTAGALYYMVSSTLTIGALFLLVELVERTQNPAANVLAVTMEAYGEDDEEAEEREVGTSIPGTLAILGACFLLCGLLLSGLPPLSGFVGKFAVASAALSVGGGGPLSTEGWSFMAMLLVSGLFAMVAMVRAGIRMFWSPVEIVVPRVMVVEFLPVVFLLVVCAAMTVQAGPLMRYAEATAGALHQPDAYIRGVLEKRPVPPPAGSAPEAEASP; translated from the coding sequence GTGCTGCCGATCGAGCATCTTCTCATTGCCCCGATCGTGCTGCCGCTGGTCACCGGCGCGCTGCTCCTGCTCTATGACGAGCGGCGCCACACGCTGAAGGCGGTGATCGACGTCGTCTCCACCGTCGCGCTCCTCCTCATCAGCCTCGTGCTGCTGTGGGCCGCCGATGCGGTCGGCGGACCGGACGCGCACGTCAGCACCTATCTTCTCGGCAACTGGGCGGCGCCGTTCGGCATCGTGCTGGTTCTGGACCGCCTGTCCGCGCTGATGCTGACGATGACGAGCATCCTCGCCGTCGCGTCGCTCACGTTCTCGCTCGCTCGCTGGCACAGGGCGGGGCCGCATTTCCACACGCTGTTCCAGCTCCTGCTGATGGGGCTGAACGGGGCGTTCCTCACCGGCGATCTCTTCAACCTGTTCGTGTTCTTCGAGGTGCTGCTTGCCGCGTCCTACGGGCTGCTGCTGCACGGCTCGGGCGTCACGCGCGTGCGGGCGGGGCTGCATTATGTCGCCATCAATCTCGCGGCCTCGTTCCTGTTCCTGATCGGCGTCAGCCTGATCTACGGCGTGACCGGCACGCTGAACATGGCGGACCTCGCGGTGCGCATGGCGAGCATCCCCGCGGACGACCACGCGCTTCTCGATGCGGGCATCGTCATCCTCGGCGTCGCGTTCCTGGTGAAGGCCGGTATGTGGCCGCTGTGTTTCTGGCTGCCGGGGGCCTACGCGGCGGCTGCGGCGCCGGTCGCGGCCATCTTCGCCGTCCTCAGCAAGGTCGGGGTCTATGCCGTGCTGCGGCTGTCGCCGCTCCTGTTCGGCGTCAATGCGGGCCGCTCGGTCGGGCTCGACGACGCCTGGCTGTTCGCCGGCGGCATGGTGACGATCGCGTTCGGCACCATCGGCGTGCTGGCCTCCCAGGCCATGGGCCGGCTCGTCGCGTTCAGCGTTCTCGTTTCCAGCGGCACCATGCTCGCCGCCGCCGGCATCTCCAGCAGCGCCGTGACGGCGGGCGCCCTCTACTACATGGTCAGTTCCACCCTCACGATCGGCGCGCTGTTCCTGCTGGTCGAACTGGTGGAGCGCACCCAGAACCCGGCCGCGAACGTGCTGGCCGTGACCATGGAGGCCTATGGCGAGGACGACGAGGAAGCGGAGGAGCGCGAGGTCGGCACGTCCATCCCCGGAACGCTCGCGATCCTCGGTGCATGCTTCCTGTTGTGCGGATTGCTACTGTCGGGTCTGCCGCCGCTCTCGGGCTTCGTCGGCAAGTTCGCCGTGGCTTCGGCGGCGCTTTCGGTCGGTGGGGGCGGGCCGCTCTCGACTGAGGGATGGTCGTTCATGGCCATGCTTTTGGTCTCCGGCCTGTTCGCAATGGTCGCGATGGTCCGGGCCGGCATCCGCATGTTCTGGTCGCCGGTGGAGATCGTCGTGCCGCGGGTGATGGTGGTCGAGTTCCTGCCGGTGGTGTTTCTGCTGGTGGTGTGCGCGGCCATGACGGTGCAGGCCGGCCCGCTGATGCGTTACGCCGAGGCGACCGCCGGTGCCCTGCACCAACCGGACGCCTATATCCGCGGCGTGCTCGAAAAGCGGCCGGTCCCGCCGCCCGCCGGGTCGGCCCCCGAAGCGGAGGCCTCGCCATGA
- a CDS encoding Na+/H+ antiporter subunit C has protein sequence MELTLAIGIGVLVGSGVWLILRPRTYQVIVGLSLIAYGVNLFIFSMGRVRVGAPAVLDAAGPVNPADYADPVPQALVLTAIVIGFATTALFLVVMLASRGLTGSDHVDGRES, from the coding sequence ATGGAACTGACGCTTGCCATCGGAATCGGCGTTCTCGTCGGCTCGGGCGTGTGGCTGATCCTGCGGCCGCGCACCTATCAGGTCATCGTCGGGCTTTCGCTCATCGCCTATGGCGTCAACCTGTTCATCTTCTCGATGGGGCGGGTGCGCGTCGGCGCGCCGGCGGTGCTGGACGCCGCGGGCCCCGTGAACCCGGCCGATTATGCCGACCCGGTTCCCCAGGCGCTGGTGCTGACGGCGATCGTCATCGGCTTCGCAACCACCGCGCTGTTCCTCGTGGTCATGCTTGCCTCGCGCGGCCTCACCGGCAGCGACCACGTCGACGGCAGGGAGTCGTGA